In the genome of Paramisgurnus dabryanus chromosome 18, PD_genome_1.1, whole genome shotgun sequence, one region contains:
- the irf1b gene encoding interferon regulatory factor 1b isoform X1, producing the protein MPVSRMRMRPWLEARIDSNTIAGLMWVDKEQGMFSIPWKHAARHGWEVDKDACLFKQWAIHTGKFKEGVTTPDPKTWKANFRCAMNSLPDIEEVKDKSINKGCGAVRVYRMMPAITKKKDKRSKNRDSRRRAKVKTQEMETDTYTHMKEERITQENTIDSTENPSTTSPSVVVPDISGYEVEIGPDSTIDIYPTKFQVSPVHSTDFEDENEAIIEISRQLERDSSQWLQNNILGKGFLANEVATTESLSPESQWSESSGEELELRLYTELNPGLPEDHLCTYTEMWNSNSMPQLICPL; encoded by the exons ATGCCTGTGTCCCGAATGCGCATGAGACCATGGCTCGAGGCCAGAATTGACTCCAATACAATTGCTGGACTCATGTGGGTCGACAAG gaACAAGGGATGTTTTCAATTCCATGGAAACATGCTGCTCGTCACGGCTGGGAGGTGGACAAAGATGCTTGTTTGTTCAAGCAGTGGGCCATCCACACAG GTAAATTTAAGGAGGGAGTCACCACACCTGACCCCAAAACATGGAAAGCCAATTTTCGCTGTGCCATGAACTCTCTACCGGACATCGAAGAGGTGAAGGACAAAAGTATCAACAAAGGCTGTGGAGCGGTGAGAGTCTACCGCATGATGCCCGCCATCACCAAAAAGAAAGACAAGAGATCAAAGAACCGTGACAGCAGAAGGCGGGCGAAG gtCAAAACACAAGAGATGGAGACCGACACTTACACACACATGAAAGAGGAAAGAATTACACAAGAAAACACCATCGACAGCACTGAGAATCCAA GCACCACCAGCCCTAGTGTTGTTGTCCCAGACATCTCCGGATATGAAGTTGAAATTGGCCCTGATAGCACAATCGATATTTACCCCACCAAATTCCAGGTCTCACCGGTCCATTCGACAG ACTTTGAAGATGAAAACGAAGCTATCATTGAG ATCTCACGGCAATTGGAACGTGATAGTTCGCAGTGGCTACAAAACAATATCCTTGGAAAGGGGTTCCTGGCCAATGAAGTAGCCACAACAGAGTCTCTCAGTCCAGAAAGCCAGTGGAGTGAAAGCTCag gAGAAGAGCTTGAACTTCGCTTATATACAGAACTGAACCCAGGTCTACCTGAAGATCATCTTTGCACATACACAGAGATGTGGAACAGCAACTCCATGCCACAGCTCATCTGTCCTCTCTGA
- the irf1b gene encoding interferon regulatory factor 1b isoform X2, translated as MPVSRMRMRPWLEARIDSNTIAGLMWVDKEQGMFSIPWKHAARHGWEVDKDACLFKQWAIHTGKFKEGVTTPDPKTWKANFRCAMNSLPDIEEVKDKSINKGCGAVRVYRMMPAITKKKDKRSKNRDSRRRAKVKTQEMETDTYTHMKEERITQENTIDSTENPSTTSPSVVVPDISGYEVEIGPDSTIDIYPTKFQVSPVHSTDFEDENEAIIEEKSLNFAYIQN; from the exons ATGCCTGTGTCCCGAATGCGCATGAGACCATGGCTCGAGGCCAGAATTGACTCCAATACAATTGCTGGACTCATGTGGGTCGACAAG gaACAAGGGATGTTTTCAATTCCATGGAAACATGCTGCTCGTCACGGCTGGGAGGTGGACAAAGATGCTTGTTTGTTCAAGCAGTGGGCCATCCACACAG GTAAATTTAAGGAGGGAGTCACCACACCTGACCCCAAAACATGGAAAGCCAATTTTCGCTGTGCCATGAACTCTCTACCGGACATCGAAGAGGTGAAGGACAAAAGTATCAACAAAGGCTGTGGAGCGGTGAGAGTCTACCGCATGATGCCCGCCATCACCAAAAAGAAAGACAAGAGATCAAAGAACCGTGACAGCAGAAGGCGGGCGAAG gtCAAAACACAAGAGATGGAGACCGACACTTACACACACATGAAAGAGGAAAGAATTACACAAGAAAACACCATCGACAGCACTGAGAATCCAA GCACCACCAGCCCTAGTGTTGTTGTCCCAGACATCTCCGGATATGAAGTTGAAATTGGCCCTGATAGCACAATCGATATTTACCCCACCAAATTCCAGGTCTCACCGGTCCATTCGACAG ACTTTGAAGATGAAAACGAAGCTATCATTGAG gAGAAGAGCTTGAACTTCGCTTATATACAGAACTGA